Proteins found in one Mucilaginibacter gracilis genomic segment:
- a CDS encoding beta/alpha barrel domain-containing protein, with the protein MDKKSTLLKLIPEQGILPLFFNKSPEVSVKLLHALYEAGIKTIEYTNRGEAAYENFKVLRKVCDTELKGMYLGIGTIKDGETAQKFIDAGADYIISPGLVEDVVPVADKNDILWFPGCMTPSEIIRAEKLGAKVIKLFPGNILGPAFLSGIKELFPNLLFMPTGGVDMTKESISGWFKAGVCAVGMGSKLVSKDVMENEKYAELTEATKQAIEIVKACR; encoded by the coding sequence ATGGACAAAAAATCAACTCTTTTAAAATTAATACCAGAGCAAGGTATTTTACCATTATTTTTTAACAAGAGCCCCGAAGTAAGCGTGAAGCTTTTACACGCACTTTACGAAGCCGGCATTAAAACAATTGAGTACACTAACCGGGGCGAGGCAGCTTACGAAAACTTTAAAGTATTACGCAAAGTTTGCGATACCGAACTTAAAGGAATGTACCTGGGTATTGGCACTATAAAAGACGGCGAAACAGCCCAAAAATTTATTGATGCCGGTGCAGATTACATTATTAGCCCCGGCCTTGTTGAAGATGTTGTGCCGGTTGCTGATAAAAACGACATTTTATGGTTTCCGGGCTGTATGACGCCCAGCGAAATTATACGTGCCGAAAAGTTAGGTGCCAAGGTTATCAAATTATTCCCTGGCAATATATTAGGCCCTGCCTTCCTTTCGGGAATTAAAGAATTATTCCCTAACCTGTTATTTATGCCTACCGGTGGTGTTGACATGACCAAAGAGAGCATTTCGGGTTGGTTTAAAGCAGGTGTTTGCGCAGTTGGGATGGGAAGCAAACTGGTAAGCAAAGATGTAATGGAAAACGAAAAATATGCCGAATTAACCGAGGCTACCAAACAAGCTATAGAGATAGTAAAAGCCTGCCGCTAA
- a CDS encoding DUF6515 family protein, with amino-acid sequence MKTQIKYLAAVIVTALLSFSISSTSFAQRGGRGGGGGGFHGGGGFHGGGGGFHGGGSFNGSRGSFQGGQRQAPANIQSQQRVSGQGYSSTQQRSYGSSPRVSGQGYASRGPRGYSGSVGAYNRGGYRGGYFRGGYHYNGGYYSRFYAPRLGFRINVLPYGYYPFFWGDDQFYYDNGLFYQQYDNTQYEVVAPPMGAIIPNVPQNAKTITIDGIDYYELNGIYYQPVTNEDGTTAYKIVGKDGELNTDQNNGDAPQNDTDNNNNNN; translated from the coding sequence ATGAAAACTCAAATAAAATATTTAGCAGCTGTTATAGTAACAGCTTTACTATCATTCTCTATAAGCTCAACCAGCTTTGCACAGCGGGGCGGTCGTGGTGGTGGAGGAGGCGGCTTTCACGGTGGTGGTGGCTTTCATGGTGGCGGTGGCGGCTTTCATGGCGGTGGTTCATTCAATGGTAGCCGTGGGTCGTTCCAGGGTGGCCAAAGGCAAGCCCCGGCCAATATACAATCTCAACAAAGGGTAAGCGGCCAAGGTTATAGTTCAACACAACAACGCTCATACGGAAGTTCTCCTAGGGTATCCGGCCAGGGCTATGCATCCAGAGGTCCGCGAGGCTACTCGGGTTCGGTAGGTGCATATAACCGCGGTGGTTACAGAGGCGGATATTTTCGTGGCGGCTACCACTATAACGGTGGTTATTACAGCAGGTTTTATGCACCAAGGTTAGGCTTCCGTATTAATGTATTACCTTACGGATATTATCCGTTTTTTTGGGGCGACGACCAGTTTTACTACGACAACGGCTTGTTTTATCAACAATATGATAATACACAATACGAAGTTGTTGCACCGCCAATGGGTGCTATAATACCAAACGTACCACAAAACGCTAAAACCATAACTATAGATGGTATTGACTATTATGAACTAAACGGTATATATTATCAACCCGTTACTAACGAAGATGGTACAACAGCCTATAAAATTGTAGGTAAAGATGGTGAGTTAAACACCGACCAAAACAATGGCGATGCACCGCAAAACGATACCGATAATAATAACAACAACAACTAA
- a CDS encoding Sec-independent protein translocase subunit TatA/TatB, which yields MINTTLLFLSGPDLIVVIILALFLFGGKRIPEFAKGLGQSIRHFKEGSEDKNKDQFPKDDKK from the coding sequence ATGATAAACACAACGCTATTGTTTTTGAGTGGTCCGGATTTGATAGTGGTTATCATTTTAGCCTTGTTTTTATTCGGCGGCAAACGCATACCCGAGTTTGCCAAAGGGCTTGGCCAAAGCATACGCCATTTTAAGGAAGGCAGCGAAGATAAAAACAAAGATCAATTTCCTAAAGACGACAAAAAATAA
- a CDS encoding NADP-dependent glyceraldehyde-3-phosphate dehydrogenase translates to MSFEDQLKSLFIEESQIPAEYQLGEEVHQREYLSNGEMKKWNGPVSDVYSPVCFPSADGLKRKLIGSYPLGTETEAMEALDAATAAYNNGRGEWPTMTVADRIKCVEQFTFKMLEQRDKVIKLIMWEIGKSIADSTKEFDRTVEYINLTIDALKDIDRESSRFIIEQGIVAQTRRSPLGVVLCMGPFNYPLNETFTTLIPALIMGNTILFKPPKHGTLVHYPLLEAFRDCFPKGVVNTVYGRGANTVPGLMQSGKVNVLTLIGSSKVANELKKMHPKVNRLRAILSLDAKNVAIVTKSADLKIAVSEAVLGSLSFNGQRCTALKIFFVHKDVVDQFNTLLSAEVAKLKLGMPWEKGVAITPLAEPQKPEYLKQCIDDAAAHGGKVINENGGATAASIVFPAIVYPVNSSMKLYREEQFGPIIPIVPYESIEEPIQYQLDSVHGQQVSIFSNDAEEISALIDPFVNLVSRVNINAQCQRGPDVFPFTGRKDSAEGTLSVVDALRSFSIRSLVATKLNDANKAIINEIVNNHDSNFLSTKYIF, encoded by the coding sequence ATGAGTTTTGAAGATCAATTGAAATCCTTATTTATTGAGGAGAGCCAAATTCCGGCTGAATATCAGTTGGGTGAAGAAGTTCACCAGCGCGAATATTTGAGCAATGGCGAAATGAAAAAATGGAATGGCCCGGTTAGCGATGTGTACTCGCCGGTGTGTTTCCCAAGCGCCGATGGCTTAAAAAGAAAGTTAATAGGCAGCTACCCTTTAGGTACCGAAACCGAAGCGATGGAAGCGTTAGATGCCGCTACAGCAGCCTATAACAACGGCCGCGGCGAATGGCCAACCATGACCGTTGCCGACCGTATTAAATGCGTTGAGCAATTTACCTTTAAAATGCTTGAGCAACGCGATAAGGTTATTAAACTAATTATGTGGGAAATTGGCAAATCAATTGCCGATTCAACCAAGGAGTTTGACCGTACTGTTGAATACATTAACCTTACAATTGATGCGCTAAAAGATATTGATCGCGAATCGTCGCGGTTTATTATTGAGCAGGGCATTGTGGCGCAAACACGCCGCTCGCCACTTGGTGTGGTACTTTGTATGGGGCCATTTAACTACCCTTTAAACGAAACCTTTACTACGCTTATACCGGCCCTTATAATGGGCAATACCATTCTGTTTAAACCACCAAAGCATGGTACTTTGGTTCACTACCCGCTATTGGAGGCTTTCCGCGATTGCTTTCCTAAGGGAGTTGTAAATACTGTTTATGGCCGTGGTGCCAATACGGTACCTGGTTTAATGCAATCGGGCAAGGTAAATGTACTTACACTGATAGGATCCAGCAAGGTGGCTAACGAGCTGAAAAAAATGCACCCCAAGGTTAACCGCCTGCGTGCCATTTTAAGCTTAGATGCTAAAAACGTAGCCATTGTAACCAAAAGTGCCGACCTTAAAATTGCCGTAAGCGAAGCAGTTTTAGGCTCTTTATCATTCAACGGGCAACGTTGCACGGCCTTAAAAATCTTCTTTGTTCACAAAGATGTTGTAGACCAGTTTAATACCTTGCTTAGTGCCGAGGTTGCCAAGTTAAAATTAGGTATGCCCTGGGAAAAAGGTGTAGCCATCACCCCGTTAGCCGAACCTCAAAAACCAGAGTACTTAAAACAGTGCATTGACGATGCTGCCGCACATGGTGGCAAGGTGATAAACGAAAATGGTGGCGCAACGGCAGCTTCTATTGTATTCCCGGCTATTGTTTACCCGGTTAACTCGTCAATGAAACTTTACCGCGAAGAGCAGTTTGGCCCTATTATACCAATTGTACCTTACGAAAGCATAGAAGAGCCTATCCAGTACCAATTAGATTCGGTACACGGGCAGCAGGTAAGTATATTTAGTAACGATGCAGAAGAAATTTCGGCCCTGATTGATCCCTTTGTTAACCTGGTTAGTCGTGTTAACATTAACGCCCAGTGCCAGCGCGGCCCTGATGTGTTTCCGTTCACCGGCCGTAAAGACAGTGCCGAAGGCACATTATCGGTTGTTGATGCCTTACGCAGTTTCTCTATCCGGTCGTTGGTAGCAACCAAACTTAACGATGCCAACAAAGCCATTATTAACGAGATAGTAAACAATCACGATTCAAACTTTTTGAGTACCAAGTATATCTTTTAA
- a CDS encoding MFS transporter, with the protein MEIKKVGNYRWTICALLFFATTVNYLDRQVLSLLKPTLEEQFHWTNSDYADIAAMFQFVYAISMLFAGRIIDKLGTKKGYALAIILWSVGAIIHALAIPIGEKISFLLGWIGIATVPVSILGFMFSRAVLGLGESGNFPAAIKATAEYFPKKERSFATGIFNSGSNVGAILAPLSVPWIALHWGWESAFLIIGAIGFIWLAFWLICYERPDQQKRLSKEEFDYINSDQEDHKAEVAAGGTEKVSWVRLLGYRQTWAFTFGKFMTDGVWWFFLFWLPAFLKDQYHIQGLATQIPLAVLYSMTMFGSIGGGYFPAYFIKKGYTPYDGRMRAMLLIAFIPLVVLLAQPLGHTSYWMPVILIGIGASAHQAWSANIFTTVSDMFPKKTVGSVIGIGGMAGGLGGVLITKLGGALFDYYKALGHIETGYTIMFAICATAYLIAWVVMKALVPKYKLIEI; encoded by the coding sequence ATGGAGATCAAAAAAGTAGGTAACTACCGCTGGACTATTTGCGCGCTGCTGTTTTTTGCAACAACAGTAAACTATTTAGACAGGCAGGTATTAAGCCTTTTAAAGCCGACACTCGAAGAGCAGTTTCACTGGACCAATAGTGACTATGCGGATATAGCGGCAATGTTTCAGTTTGTATATGCCATATCTATGCTTTTTGCCGGCCGTATTATTGATAAGTTGGGCACCAAAAAGGGTTATGCATTGGCAATCATACTATGGTCTGTTGGTGCTATTATACATGCGCTTGCTATCCCGATAGGCGAAAAAATAAGCTTTTTACTAGGATGGATAGGCATTGCTACGGTACCCGTATCTATACTGGGCTTTATGTTTTCGAGAGCGGTGCTTGGCTTGGGCGAATCGGGAAACTTTCCGGCGGCTATTAAGGCCACTGCAGAGTATTTTCCTAAAAAAGAACGTTCGTTTGCAACAGGAATTTTCAACTCCGGCTCAAACGTGGGGGCTATTTTGGCTCCGCTATCCGTTCCGTGGATTGCTTTACATTGGGGTTGGGAATCGGCATTTTTAATTATAGGAGCTATTGGTTTTATTTGGCTGGCCTTTTGGCTAATTTGCTATGAACGCCCGGATCAGCAAAAAAGATTATCGAAAGAAGAATTTGACTACATTAACAGCGACCAGGAAGACCATAAAGCCGAAGTTGCAGCAGGTGGAACCGAAAAGGTATCATGGGTTAGACTGTTAGGTTACCGACAAACCTGGGCCTTTACGTTTGGTAAGTTTATGACTGATGGCGTATGGTGGTTTTTTTTATTTTGGCTACCTGCTTTTTTGAAAGATCAATACCACATTCAAGGCTTGGCCACACAAATACCTTTGGCTGTACTTTATAGCATGACGATGTTTGGCAGTATTGGCGGTGGCTACTTCCCGGCGTACTTTATTAAAAAAGGATATACACCTTATGATGGCCGTATGCGTGCCATGTTATTGATAGCCTTTATACCGCTGGTTGTATTATTGGCACAGCCTTTAGGGCATACCTCATACTGGATGCCTGTAATATTAATAGGTATTGGAGCATCGGCTCACCAGGCATGGTCGGCAAATATATTCACTACCGTGTCAGACATGTTTCCTAAAAAAACAGTTGGTTCTGTAATAGGTATCGGCGGCATGGCCGGTGGCCTTGGCGGCGTTTTAATTACTAAACTTGGGGGTGCGCTATTTGACTATTACAAAGCTTTGGGCCATATTGAAACAGGTTATACCATTATGTTTGCCATATGCGCCACGGCATACCTTATTGCCTGGGTAGTGATGAAAGCATTAGTGCCAAAGTACAAGCTTATCGAAATATAA
- the rnc gene encoding ribonuclease III, whose product MSILRVYKLYFSPNRKYVKALKNLLGFVPGNLSLYRLAFRHKSVAQNVKKGVKNSNERLEFLGDAVLGSIVAEVLFKLYPYEDEGFLTELRSKIVSRVNLNQLARKLGFDKLIEYDSRMVGSTRQGSLLGDAFEALVGAVYLDKGYDFTRNFLVNHIIKSHIDIHQLEKTETNFKSKLIEWCQRHGKDITFELTENQEGESNKLFTVRALVDGEVLGTGKEFNKKNAEKLAAEKTCEALGI is encoded by the coding sequence ATGTCAATTTTAAGGGTTTATAAACTATATTTTTCTCCAAACAGAAAGTATGTAAAAGCATTAAAAAATTTGCTCGGCTTTGTGCCGGGCAATTTGTCTTTATACAGGCTGGCTTTCAGGCATAAATCTGTTGCGCAAAATGTAAAAAAAGGGGTAAAAAACAGTAACGAACGCCTTGAATTTTTAGGCGATGCTGTACTAGGCAGCATTGTTGCCGAAGTGCTTTTTAAACTTTACCCTTACGAGGATGAGGGCTTTTTAACCGAGCTACGATCAAAAATTGTGAGCCGAGTTAACCTCAACCAGCTTGCGCGTAAATTAGGCTTTGATAAACTTATAGAGTATGATAGCCGTATGGTTGGTTCAACACGGCAGGGATCTTTGCTAGGCGATGCATTTGAGGCTTTGGTAGGTGCCGTTTACCTGGATAAGGGTTATGATTTTACGCGGAACTTTTTGGTGAACCACATTATCAAATCGCACATTGATATTCACCAGCTCGAAAAAACTGAAACCAATTTTAAAAGTAAATTGATTGAATGGTGCCAGCGGCACGGTAAGGATATTACTTTTGAATTAACCGAAAACCAGGAAGGCGAAAGCAATAAACTGTTTACCGTTCGCGCCCTTGTTGATGGTGAGGTTTTAGGTACCGGAAAAGAATTTAACAAAAAGAACGCCGAGAAGCTGGCTGCCGAAAAAACCTGCGAAGCATTAGGGATTTAA
- a CDS encoding DUF5686 and carboxypeptidase regulatory-like domain-containing protein, whose translation MLLTGMRTVVTAFLFFSCSLCFAQGYLLDGKISDIHGNPLAFVPVYIKGTTNGTIANEQGVYQLKLQPGTYTVVFRFIGYEQQTEPLVIIDQNVKLNIKLEPESYTLESYLPQDTEVDSSYVIMRQVIARRKFYLNQVKEYNCRIYLKADQKLLSAPHTFLKADVAKILNLDPERRGIISLFESISQFNHRRPGKVKEIMLGLKSAGGENPFGFNRATDLQVNLYENLLSWGGMSNRAYISPIADNALRFYKYRLLQRFTDDDKTIDVIEVTPKHENEHVFHGVIYVIENDWRLYSADLHLYKRAHIDFVDTLNIREQYIPVTDSVWVPLSLNFSFTGTILGFKYAGYFLGIANNYDINPHFKKDFFNGEVFEVGKNINKKDSVFWSNNRQVPLLDDEKRYYHLFELAEKKQNENHAKDSVKSENNKFRLIPYVLKSYTYRDPFKKITINVPSPAKMVFYNTVEGVSADVKPQFLKEYDRHKTLTVEPEARYGNSNKIFTFNTNVNYRYNPLKQAAVYGSFGSDFLDLNNSGTLSLFLNSLSTLFTGNNYLKLYKAKFASAGTQGEIMNGVLLNGQIEYAHRETVINTSLFAIGKDSTQLTSNDPVHPHSALDINSNVPLFPNHNALSIRTSATITFNQQYTINPDGKFIEPTKYPRMRINYRKGFPIWGSIVDYDFLSVDFFQDQLKCGIYGFASYFVSVGKFFNAKSLFYPDYKQFRGGQSFFFDSSLGSFHFLDYYTYSTDKKYFEAHYEHNFAGYFLGRVPYIRSLNIEEVIGGSYLTQELLRSYKEYYVGLKRSVVRLDYGFSYGENLPVLQGFRFTYNF comes from the coding sequence ATGTTGTTAACAGGTATGCGGACGGTAGTTACAGCTTTTTTATTTTTTTCTTGCAGCTTATGTTTTGCACAAGGCTATTTGCTTGACGGTAAAATAAGCGATATACACGGTAACCCGCTGGCCTTTGTACCCGTTTACATTAAGGGCACAACCAACGGTACAATTGCAAACGAACAGGGTGTTTATCAGCTAAAGCTGCAGCCGGGCACTTATACCGTTGTTTTTAGGTTTATTGGCTATGAGCAGCAAACGGAGCCCCTGGTTATTATTGATCAAAATGTTAAGCTTAACATTAAGCTTGAACCCGAAAGTTATACGTTGGAATCGTACTTGCCGCAAGATACAGAGGTAGACAGCTCATATGTTATTATGCGGCAGGTTATTGCCAGGCGCAAGTTTTATTTGAACCAGGTAAAAGAATACAATTGCCGCATTTATTTAAAGGCCGATCAAAAATTATTGAGCGCACCGCATACTTTTTTAAAAGCCGATGTAGCTAAAATACTTAACCTGGACCCGGAGCGCCGTGGTATTATTAGTTTATTTGAGTCGATATCGCAATTTAATCACCGTAGGCCAGGCAAGGTTAAAGAAATTATGCTCGGCCTAAAATCTGCCGGTGGCGAAAATCCCTTTGGCTTTAACCGCGCAACCGATTTGCAGGTTAACCTTTACGAAAACCTGCTATCGTGGGGAGGCATGAGTAACCGTGCCTACATATCGCCAATAGCCGACAATGCCCTCCGCTTTTACAAGTACAGGTTATTACAACGTTTTACCGATGACGACAAAACTATTGATGTAATTGAGGTTACGCCTAAGCATGAGAATGAGCACGTATTTCATGGTGTTATTTATGTGATAGAAAACGATTGGAGGCTTTACAGTGCCGATTTGCACTTGTATAAAAGGGCCCATATTGATTTTGTTGACACACTAAATATACGCGAACAGTATATACCGGTAACAGATAGCGTTTGGGTGCCATTGTCATTAAATTTTAGCTTTACGGGCACTATACTTGGTTTTAAATATGCCGGCTATTTTTTAGGGATAGCTAACAATTATGATATTAACCCACATTTTAAAAAAGACTTTTTTAATGGTGAAGTTTTTGAAGTAGGTAAAAATATTAACAAAAAGGATTCGGTATTTTGGAGCAATAACAGGCAGGTGCCGCTTTTGGACGACGAGAAGCGTTATTACCATTTATTTGAGCTGGCCGAGAAAAAGCAAAACGAAAACCACGCCAAAGATTCGGTAAAAAGCGAAAACAATAAGTTTAGGCTAATACCCTACGTTTTAAAAAGTTACACCTATCGCGATCCATTTAAAAAAATAACCATCAACGTTCCGTCGCCGGCAAAAATGGTGTTTTATAATACTGTTGAAGGTGTGAGCGCTGATGTAAAGCCACAATTTTTAAAAGAATACGATCGGCATAAAACGCTTACTGTAGAGCCCGAAGCAAGGTACGGTAACTCGAACAAAATTTTCACCTTTAATACCAACGTTAATTACCGCTACAACCCTTTAAAACAGGCCGCGGTCTATGGTAGTTTTGGGTCCGATTTTCTTGATTTAAATAATTCGGGTACGTTAAGTTTGTTTTTAAACTCGTTAAGTACCTTATTTACAGGTAATAACTATTTAAAGCTTTATAAAGCTAAGTTTGCATCTGCCGGTACACAGGGCGAAATAATGAACGGTGTGTTGCTCAATGGCCAGATAGAATACGCGCACCGCGAAACGGTAATCAACACATCGTTATTTGCCATTGGTAAAGATAGTACACAACTTACCTCTAACGACCCTGTTCACCCGCATTCGGCTTTGGATATTAACAGCAATGTGCCTCTGTTCCCCAATCACAACGCGCTATCTATACGTACATCGGCCACCATAACATTTAACCAGCAATACACCATTAATCCCGATGGTAAATTTATTGAGCCTACCAAGTATCCGCGAATGCGTATCAATTACCGCAAGGGTTTCCCCATATGGGGATCAATAGTTGACTATGATTTTTTATCGGTCGATTTTTTTCAGGATCAGCTTAAATGCGGAATATATGGCTTTGCATCGTACTTTGTATCGGTGGGTAAGTTTTTTAATGCCAAAAGTTTGTTTTATCCTGATTACAAGCAATTTCGCGGTGGCCAGAGTTTCTTTTTCGATTCAAGCCTGGGTAGCTTTCACTTTTTGGATTACTATACTTACAGTACCGATAAAAAATATTTTGAGGCGCATTACGAACATAATTTTGCCGGATACTTTTTGGGCCGGGTACCTTACATCAGGAGCCTTAATATTGAAGAAGTAATAGGTGGCTCGTACTTAACACAAGAATTGCTGCGGAGCTATAAGGAGTATTACGTAGGTTTAAAGCGGAGCGTGGTACGCCTGGATTACGGCTTTTCGTATGGCGAAAACCTGCCCGTATTGCAGGGATTCAGGTTTACCTATAACTTTTAA
- a CDS encoding IPExxxVDY family protein — MNKKVLKFEIDLDFVLIAITSPLKDYRLCYMVNKGLNFNFVRADDLHLDALNGMAESYFSFFNCSWESSNTHFYLISNRGSDGYLIPEMNRTDYLLMIKNYIDENDLDDIVLRLNRIPEIVAATKVDPKKIKSRENLLF, encoded by the coding sequence TTGAATAAAAAGGTGCTTAAATTTGAGATTGATCTTGACTTTGTGCTTATCGCCATTACTTCGCCGTTAAAAGATTACCGCCTTTGTTATATGGTTAATAAAGGCCTAAATTTTAACTTTGTACGTGCCGATGACCTGCACCTGGATGCCTTAAATGGCATGGCCGAAAGCTACTTTTCATTTTTTAACTGTAGCTGGGAAAGCAGCAATACCCACTTCTACCTGATATCAAACCGGGGATCTGATGGGTATCTGATCCCGGAAATGAACCGCACTGATTACCTGCTGATGATAAAAAATTATATTGACGAAAACGACCTTGACGATATTGTTTTGAGGCTTAACCGGATACCCGAAATTGTTGCCGCAACAAAGGTTGATCCAAAAAAAATAAAATCACGCGAAAATCTATTATTTTAG
- a CDS encoding acyl carrier protein: MSDIASRVKAIIVEKLGVDESEVTPEASFTNDLGADSLDTVELIMEFEKEFNVAIPDDQAETIGTVGQAIAYLEKNVK, from the coding sequence ATGTCTGATATCGCTTCAAGAGTAAAAGCTATTATCGTAGAAAAATTAGGTGTTGACGAAAGTGAAGTTACGCCAGAGGCAAGTTTCACAAACGACCTTGGTGCCGACTCATTAGATACCGTGGAATTAATTATGGAGTTTGAAAAGGAATTTAACGTTGCTATTCCTGACGATCAGGCAGAAACAATTGGCACAGTAGGTCAAGCGATAGCTTACCTTGAAAAAAACGTTAAATAA
- a CDS encoding RNA polymerase sigma factor produces the protein MIANDALLKIWNGCLKNEGKQEELFYKLLAPRMMAVCMRYARDRDEAQDILQEGFIKAFKNRFMFRGEGSLEGWIRRIMVHTALSHHRKNAPVVLTDDIAEHTIDHAYRNDSLEAADLLKLINSLPDNYRSVFNMYAIEGYSHQEIGATLGMTEIMSRTSLHRARAILKSKLNKLEINMEYRALA, from the coding sequence ATGATAGCCAACGACGCATTGTTAAAAATTTGGAACGGTTGCTTAAAAAATGAAGGAAAACAAGAAGAATTGTTTTATAAATTACTTGCGCCGCGCATGATGGCCGTTTGTATGAGATACGCCCGCGACCGTGATGAAGCCCAGGATATTTTACAGGAAGGCTTTATAAAAGCATTTAAAAACCGCTTTATGTTTCGTGGTGAAGGTAGCCTTGAAGGATGGATACGGCGTATTATGGTGCATACAGCCTTATCCCATCACCGTAAAAATGCGCCGGTTGTTTTAACTGATGATATAGCAGAGCATACCATTGACCACGCTTATCGTAATGATTCGCTTGAAGCAGCAGATTTGCTTAAACTTATCAATAGCTTGCCCGATAATTATCGTAGCGTATTTAACATGTATGCTATAGAAGGTTACTCGCACCAGGAGATAGGCGCAACATTGGGCATGACCGAAATCATGTCGCGCACTAGTTTGCACAGGGCACGCGCCATACTTAAAAGCAAGCTAAACAAACTCGAAATAAATATGGAATACCGGGCCCTGGCCTAA
- the fabF gene encoding beta-ketoacyl-ACP synthase II, giving the protein MEFKRVVVTGLGALTPIGNNVPDYWSALVKGVSGADIIKSFDISKFKTKFACEVKSFDADGYLGRKEARKLDPFVQYALFATEEAVIDAGLNFDMLDTNRIGVIWGSGIGGLKTFMDEVINFAKGDGTPRFNPFFIPKMIADIAPGHISIKYGLRGPNFSTVSACASSTNALIDAFNYLRLGISDIIISGGSEAIINEAGMGGFNAMHALSTRNDDPATASRPFDKDRDGFVAGEGAGTIILEELEHAKARGAKIYAEIIGGGMSADANHITAPHPEGLGARLVMTGALRDANLKTSDIDYINVHGTSTPLGDLSETKAIVNLFGEDAYKLNISSTKSMTGHLLGAAGAIEAIAAILAVKNNIIPPTINHFTDDPEFDPKLNFTFNKAQERLVNTAQSNTFGFGGHNASVIFTKYKD; this is encoded by the coding sequence ATGGAGTTTAAAAGAGTTGTTGTAACCGGGCTCGGCGCACTTACACCTATTGGCAATAACGTTCCGGATTACTGGAGCGCATTGGTAAAAGGCGTAAGCGGTGCTGACATCATCAAAAGTTTTGATATCTCGAAGTTCAAAACAAAATTTGCATGCGAGGTAAAAAGCTTTGATGCCGATGGTTATTTAGGAAGAAAAGAGGCACGAAAGCTTGACCCTTTTGTGCAGTATGCGCTGTTTGCCACTGAAGAGGCCGTTATTGACGCGGGACTCAACTTTGACATGCTTGATACCAACCGCATTGGTGTAATATGGGGCTCGGGTATTGGTGGCCTTAAAACGTTTATGGACGAAGTGATAAACTTTGCCAAGGGCGATGGTACACCCCGGTTTAATCCGTTTTTTATACCTAAAATGATTGCCGATATTGCTCCAGGGCATATATCTATCAAATACGGTTTGCGCGGCCCTAACTTTTCAACCGTTTCAGCCTGTGCGTCGTCAACCAATGCGTTGATAGATGCCTTTAATTATTTACGCCTGGGTATTAGTGATATCATTATATCGGGCGGCTCAGAAGCAATTATTAATGAGGCAGGTATGGGTGGTTTTAACGCCATGCACGCCCTGTCTACCCGTAACGACGATCCGGCAACAGCCTCTCGCCCTTTTGATAAGGACAGGGATGGTTTTGTAGCTGGCGAAGGTGCCGGTACCATTATACTTGAAGAGCTTGAACACGCCAAAGCACGTGGCGCTAAAATTTATGCGGAAATAATTGGCGGCGGCATGAGTGCCGATGCTAATCATATTACCGCTCCTCACCCCGAGGGTTTAGGCGCGCGTTTGGTAATGACAGGTGCTTTGAGAGATGCAAACCTTAAAACAAGCGACATTGATTACATCAATGTACACGGAACATCAACCCCGCTAGGCGATTTGAGCGAAACCAAGGCTATTGTTAACCTTTTTGGCGAAGATGCCTACAAGCTCAATATAAGCTCAACCAAATCAATGACGGGGCACCTTTTAGGGGCTGCCGGTGCAATTGAGGCCATTGCTGCCATATTAGCCGTTAAAAATAATATTATACCACCAACCATTAACCACTTTACCGACGACCCGGAGTTTGACCCTAAATTGAATTTCACGTTCAATAAGGCACAGGAGCGTCTGGTTAATACCGCACAAAGTAACACCTTTGGCTTTGGTGGGCATAATGCATCGGTTATTTTCACCAAATACAAGGACTAA